The following are encoded together in the Daucus carota subsp. sativus chromosome 5, DH1 v3.0, whole genome shotgun sequence genome:
- the LOC108224072 gene encoding uncharacterized protein LOC108224072: MSTESDSVEPTPSTSTPPPTHNAQTYIHPRREPFEHGLIPIPKLIFTDAFQTLASYKLKLLSINRRVNSAAIAETLQISVQEARLVIETVASVLFHDSDPLVNAKADEVENVGVDVYDLVLFLYAQSYKRLLPRGHKDSAAVADVWPSTSAFDGFLSALTPLQLVRNNSRRFMPSQADEEAHQLLYIQKHLGNIVSLMADSTEVEGEDSLVLTMENFEHLGYLIYFGENGSEKIPLSQSAPFFANSDPDMPAVPVPAPQVHDWLLENISSALGHIAETVSTKENGPTSSADQDIPMADVSHSPIKATTSARGHSFIEGISKSSCMKQASDLKGSSIKVVNCHESVIYILAPLRYAAVYGCSDATIVLGAVGKAVRIEHCERVHLITAAKRICIANCRECIFFLGINQQPLIVGDNHKLQVAPYNTYYSQLEDHLNQVGIDTTINRWDEPLALGMVDPHDSLSHPVGISDVQAESASRIDPDQFTNFLIPNWFEGESSGCTKDNPFPLPDAYLKSQQKNYENLGEIKQTLKETQLEDSKKRELSSALHGYFKDWLYASGNIRQLYCQQND, from the exons ATGAGCACCGAGTCAGACTCAGTGGAACCCACACCATCAACCTCAACACCCCCACCTACACACAACGCGCAAACATACATACACCCTCGCCGCGAGCCCTTCGAGCACGGCCTCATCCCCATCCCCAAACTCATTTTCACCGACGCTTTTCAAACCCTAGCTTCTTACAAACTCAAGCTCCTCTCAATCAATCGCCGTGTCAACTCCGCCGCTATTGCCGAGACGCTACAGATCTCCGTCCAGGAAGCCAGGCTCGTCATCGAGACCGTTGCGTCCGTGCTTTTTCACGATTCGGATCCGCTTGTCAATGCCAAAGCCGACGAGGTGGAGAATGTGGGGGTTGATGTCTATGATTTGGTCTTGTTTCTGTATGCACAGTCGTATAAGAGGCTGCTGCCACGTGGACACAAGGATTCAGCTGCTGTAGCTGATGTTTGGCCTTCCACATCCGCTTTCGATGGTTTCTTGTCCGCGCTTACTCCGTTGCAG CTTGTGCGCAATAATAGTCGCAGATTTATGCCATCACAAGCCGACGAAGAGGCTCATCAGCTACTGTATATACAAAAACACTTGGGCAACATTGTCTCCCTTATGGCCGACTCCACAGAAGTGGAAGGCGAGGATTCTTTG GTGTTAACAATGGAAAATTTTGAGCACCTTGGGTATCTGATTTATTTTGGTGAAAATGGATCGGAGAAAATTCCATTAAGTCAGAGTGCTCCATTTTTTGCTAATTCGGATCCTGATATGCCTGCTGTACCTGTTCCTGCACCACAAGTTCATGATTGGCTTCTAGAAAATATTTCATCTGCATTGGGACACATTGCTGAAACAGTTTCCACAAAGGAAAATGGGCCTACCAGCTCCGCTGACCAGGACATCCCAATGGCTGATGTGTCTCATAGTCCTATAAAGGCCACAACCTCTGCTAGGGGTCATAGTTTTATCGAGGGCATCTCTAAGTCATCGTGCATGAAGCAGGCATCTGATCTTAAAGGCTCTTCAATAAAG GTTGTGAATTGCCACGAATCAGTTATTTACATCTTAGCACCATTGAGATATGCCGCAGTATATGGATGTTCTGATGCAACTATAGTTCTTGGTGCTGTAGGCAAG GCTGTAAGGATTGAACATTGTGAACGAGTTCATTTGATAACAGCAGCCAAAAGAATCTGTATTGCTAATTGTCGTGAGTGTATATTCTTCTTGGGGATAAATCAGCAACCTCTAATTGTTGGTGATAACCATAAACTGCAG GTAGCTCCATATAATACATATTACTCACAGTTGGAGGACCACTTGAATCAAGTCGGTATCGATACCACTATTAACAGATGGGATGAACCTTTGGCACTGGGAATGGTTGACCCACATGATTCTTTATCTCATCCTGTAGGCATTTCTGATGTTCAGGCCGAATCCGCTTCCCGAATTGACCCTGAtcaatttacaaattttttg ATTCCAAACTGGTTCGAAGGAGAATCTTCAGGATGTACTAAAGACAATCCTTTTCCTCTTCCTGATGCCTATTTGAAATCTCAACAGAAAAAT TACGAAAATCTAGGGGAGATCAAGCAAACTTTAAAGGAGACACAGCTCGAGGATAGCAAGAAGCGAGAATTATCGAGTGCACTCCATGGCTACTTCAAAGACTGGCTATATG CATCAGGAAATATTAGACAACTTTATTGTCAACAAAATGATTAG